The segment tatttttatggatATTCATACACGGAACATTCAGGTAAAAGTGGATCAAATCGAattgtataattaattattcgGACTTTTATCAGATCacaaaaacttttaaaactCCAAATGTTCGATTCATGTCTGGTAGCTGGACTCCTATGATGAAGCATTCTTTTCAGCTGACATGTTCCGGTTGCAGCAAGCATACCTGAATCGTGACTTAACCACGTTCAGGAATGACAGAACCAAGCTCAAAATTAACGAGAAGtctattatttacaaataaaaaaagaagtcTATTACAACACTCTGCCAAATCTCATGttagtaaaataaatacaaaaatagaaGAGTAAAAGCAACACTCTCTCATtgtagaaaacacatttttctctcgtcttcttctttctttcactttcaacttctaatgtacttcagttttttCTCTACAATAGCATGATTAACTTGTAgtattttatacaattttaaggaatttatattttatagttcaTATAAAGTATTTTCTTATCGAAAAATGATTCAGATGAAAAGAATTAAAATCGAGctgaataaactaaaaaaaattgatatttaaaagtataaaacatataaaaccaAACTTAAGAGAGTGCAAATCATTATCTAAACATCCAAGAAACTGAGATTGGGACTTTTGGAACAGAACAAAAAGATTCGCAGTCATACTGACAATGGTCAAGGAATCCAACCAGAACTAAGAAGAAGATTCATCAATGACAACTACCTCTATGGCTCGAATGATAACTTCACATCTTGTAGACCGTTTTGTCAGTTTATTAACCTTCTCCCATATTTCTGATTCCGCAACATTTCGAGGATCATAAGCTGTTGGGCTCAGGATGAGTTTCTTCAGCACTGCCGAGTTTGCAAGAAAGTAACTAGTTGCTTTCATCTTCCCTTCCTCCAATTCAAGTTGTTCTTGTATCTCAACACACTCAAGACTCGATGACACACACCGTGGCACATCTGTGAGTTCCAATCCCTCCCCCTCCTCCATCTCCTCTGAATGAAGAACCTTctgcaaacacacacacacacacaaaggcTGAGTTTTCAATAAAACACATATCCATAAAAACATAAGGACAGTAATGTTTTTTACCAAGAGTAGGTGTTTCAGATTGGGGAAACACTCAAGAAAGGCTGGCAGAAACTGCAATAAATTGCTATGGAACACTGCTTGTAAACGGGACAAGTTGTTGAACTTGGGGATGATTCCTGCTTTTGAGTAATGTTCAAAGGCATGCACTGTCATCCCAGAGATGATCATATGTCCAACACTCGATATCCCATTGAGAAACTCGCGGATCTCATTGCTCTTTGATACGTCCCAAGTATTAAAAAGCACGCCGACCTTGACAAAGAACTTGATATCAAGCTCAACCACCAACAAAGAAGTCAGGTTCTTTACCACAATCCTATCAAACTGATCTTTTCCGAGACTCatatgctcaagaccaggagcatCAATCTCAAGTGTGCATTCCACTCTGGAATGGTAATCCCTTGCCTGCCTAAGCGGCTGCACACTAAACCTCTTCAAGCTCTGAGACCTCACACGCATAACCGTAAACTCTTCATTCCCAATTGCATAATCATCATCCATATCCCTCGACAATGTCAGCTCCTCAAGAACAGGACACCCTGAGAGAAGCTTCTCCAGATGCACACGCCATTTAACCTCTTCAAGATGCATGAATCTGAGACATGGCATGAAAACAACACCAGGATCCATGAGTCCAGAAGATGCGAGCTTTAAGTAAACCAATGTCTTGCTCGTGAGTAGATTCATAGGCATCATGTCAACAATAGGAATAGGATAGAGAGAATCGTCGTCCTCGAAATAGATACTGCTCTCAACATCGAGATGATGTGTCCCACGGTTAATCAGTGTACCGATCCGGTCCTTGAACCCGTCTATCATCGTGTTCCTGCACTTAATCTTCACTTTAAACAGACTTGACTCAGGGCTAAACTCGAGAAGCTTGTCAATGAAGGTTAAGAACACTTCGTCAGCATCATAACGAATTAAAGAGCAGTTCAAGTCAAGACCAGGAACACTTAGATACAGATTCTTCCATCTTGTCGACAAAACACTTGTCTGCACCGATTGATTTGTCGGAAGGTATGAGAGTATTTGAGTTAACAGTGACTCCGGCAACTCGCTGATCCTATCTCGCCCAGACATCACGAAAGAAGACCCTAAcagtataattaaaaaaaaagagagagatctTGATCGAATCCTAGGCGTTGAGTTTCTCTAATCAATCACAAAACTTAAGACTACAAATGAAACGAAAGTGATCTAAAGTTTCTGAAGAACTCACCGTCGATTGGATTTGCGTCACCGGCGGGAGTGATCTACAGTGAGAGAAAAAAGTGGTAACCTTTTTGTCTGAAACTGTACCGATATCGTTTAGTACTTGTACGTTTGAAGCAGTTACGGTTCCATCTTCAAAAGAGCGTTTCAAAAGTAAAGTGTATTTATTGTAtatctataaatatttattttattggttataTTTCCTGTTAAATGCCATTGGAAGAATCATGAAAATCGATTGTAATGAAAATTGCATATTCTCCACTAtcaattttgtgtttttttttttgtatttaggAGATTCGATATCTAAACAATCTTTCCAAAATtcagtttttttgttgttaattagaaatgaaaaataaaaaatgataacaaAGGATCAGTATATCATTGTATTTTGTTGCTTTGTATACGATTCTATAACTCTATTTTCACTTCGGTATACCAATAAAATCTATTcagacgttaaaaaaaaaaagataacaaagGATCAGTGTACAGTTATTGTTCTATTGGAGTTTGACAACAATTAGACTAACTAATTAATGATTAAATCAGTCAATGAGTGAAAGTATTGACTCAGTTTAGTTGGAAAGTTTTGTGTCCATTGACCACATTTAGTTATTGTACATCGTTTTTTGCTACCTTAATGATTGTAGACCAAAACGTTCAacctatatattaataacttTACCAAAAATCACTACTTCAAAATACATTATAAAAAGCTAGGAAGAATAGATTAGCTTCACAACTGAGAAACATAAAAACTCTACCCAGAAATGAAGAAAGTTTTCCTTAACATTGTTCTATTGTCTATTCTTCTTGGTGCTGCCTTCCGTAAGTATACTACTtatctttcattttataatatgaTACATGCAGTCGTATATATGCATGAATTAATTTTCATTAAATCAAATAAACCAGAacttaaaattttcattaagtAATTATATGttagtaatattattttttatttttctaaaaccataaaataaattatctatCTAACAAGATCTATTATGCATGAATTAAATTGTatagtaaaattaatttaaattgatattatttaatattaataaataatagtatattaaCTTTCAATTAATAGAAAATCTCAAGTAATagaaaatcataaaatttttaaattgtaaCTATTGATTTCTCCCTTATATGTATACTTATCAAATACCATAACATTTTGTATTCCTTTTCTTTTGATTATATACAATTTATTgcattattaatattttctaaaattattaatagtttgatcatttgaatttattattattttattgattatataaagaaatatgTTTAACTCATAAATTAATTACATTTAGATTATAATTTAATACTATTGAGATATTCTTTACTTTAAGATAAATTTCGTAAAAGAATTATAATATAACAAATTACACTAATAACATTgaattacaaaacaagaataatattaaaataatttcattatcTAAAATACATCATAAAAGCTAACTATGAAGAGTAAGTTAGCTTTACAATTGAGAAACACAAAAACTTCTATACCCAAAAAATGAAGAAAGTGTTCCTTAACTTTATGCTATTGTCTTTTCTTCTTGATGTTGCCTTCCGTAAGGATACTACTTATCGTTCATTTCACAATATGATACATGCATTCGTATATATGTTTATACACGAACATATAATTAGAATAcacataatttattattaatttatgctaTCAAAATCTATGTTCTAGGGGCGTTTAAGGTTTATGTCATGTGGGAATTATAGTTTTCGTATGTAAGAAAAGCTGGTAGACTTTTACTAATTTATTGTTCCACTTTCCTTTTCAAACGAAATTTGACCCAAAACGTGAAAACTAGTGGTATAAACTgatctttataaataatttcgTTTGTTGACAAACCATATATGGactaaaacattattcatatgcATGACAAGATCTTGCAAATGGAGCCGAGGTGAACCATCAAGCGCAATGTGACTCAGACCTTGAGTGTTACACCATGCGTAGTTGTCTAACAGGTCCAGGATATTGCGACAATGGAGTTTGCAAGTGTCCTAAATTACAAGTTGTGGATACAAATGGAGCGGTTGTGAATCATCTAGGGCAATGTGACACTGATCTTGAGTGCTataccatgcattgtgacagaGGTGACGGTTATTGCGATCACAGCAACGTCGATGGAGTTTGCAAGTGTCCTAAAACATGCACCTCAAACCCTGAGTGCTCTGGCATGGGTTGTGACACAGGTCGAGGATATTGCAACAACGGAGCTTGTAAGTGTCCTAAATTACAAGCAGCGGAGACGAAGAAACACACAAATGGAGTCGATCTGAATCATCTAGGGCAATGTGACACTGACCTTGAATGCTATACTATGCCTAGTTGTAACAGAGGTAATGGTTATTGCGATCAGAAAGACGGAAAGTGTAAGTGTCCTAAATAGAGACACAAATAAACATGAGTAGAGCATATATGAGTCTTATGTTCCCGACTTAAAGCAATTTGTATCAAACTGCCCAAGTAAGATATATGTATCCCAAaagattataaatatattattaaaagactAATCATGACTGTTTTACAATCAATTTCCTATGATGAAGCTGTTAACAGAAGCATTCTTTTCAGCTGACATGTTCCGATAGCAGCAGCGATACCTGAATCGTGAATTAACCACGTTCAGGAATGACAGAACCAAACTTAAAATTAAAGAGAAGTCTATTACAACATTCTCCCAAATCTCATGTTAGTAGAATagatacaaaaatataagaGTAAAAGCAACACTCTCATtgtagaaaacacatttttctctcgtcttcttctttctttcactTTCAACTTCTAATGTACTTCTGTTTTTTCTCTACAATAGCATGTTTAACTTGTAGTACTTATACCATTTTCaagaatttatgttttatagTTCATACAAAGTATTTTCTTATCGAAAAATGATTCAGATGAAAAGAATTAAAATCGAGctgaataaactaaaaaaaaatgatatttaaaagtataaaacatataaaaccaAACTTAAGAGAATGCAAGATCATCATTATCAAAACATCCAAGAAACTGAGATTGGGACTTttggaagaaaagaaaaaagattcgCAGTCATACTGACAATGGTCAATGGAATCCAACCAGAACTAAGAAGACCCATCAAATGACAACGACCTCCTCCATGGCTCGAATGACAATTTCACATCCTGTGGAACGTTTTGTGAGTTTATTAACCATCTCACATATTTCTGATTCCGCAACATTTCGAGGATCATAAGCTGTAGGGCTGAGAATGAGTTTCTTCAGCATTGCTGAGTTTCCAAGAAAGTAACTTGTTGCTTTCATCTTCCCTTCCTCCAACTCAAGTTTCTCTTGTATCTCAACACACTCAAGAGTCGATGAGACACACCGTGGCACATCTGCGAGTTCCAATCCCTCATCCATCTCCTCTGGATGAAGAACCTTCTGTaaacaacacacaaaaaaaaagctggGTTTTCAAAAACACACatccataaaaaaaacataaggacAACAGTAATGTTTTTACCAAGATTAGGTGTTTCAGATTGGGGCAACACTCAAGAAAGGCTGGCAGAAACTGCAATAACTTGCCATGGAACACTGCTTGTAAACGGGACAAGTTGTTGAACTTGGGGATGATTCCTGCTTTTGAATAATGTTCAAAGGCATGCACTGTCATCCCAGAGATGATCATATCTCTCACACTCGATATCCCATTGAGAAACTCGCGGATCTCGTTGCTCTTTGATACGTCCCAAGTATTAAAAAGCACGCCAACCTTGACAAAGAACTTGATATCAAGCTCAACCACCAACAAAGAAGGCAGCTTCTTTACCACAATGCTATCAAACTGATCATCTCCGAGACTCatatgctcaagaccaggagcatCAATCTCAAGTGTGCATTCCACTCTGGAATGGTAATCCCTTGCCTCCCTAAGCGGCAGCACACTAAACCTCTTCAAGCTCTGAGACCTCACACGCATAACCCTAAATTCTTCATCCGTACGTGcataatcatcatcatccaaaTCCCTCACCAAAGTCAGCTCCTCAAGAACAGGACACCCTGAGAGGACTTTCTCCAGATGCACACGCCATTTAATTTCTTCAAGATGCAAGAACCTAAGACAAGGCATGAAAACAAAACCAGGATCACCAAGACCAGACGACGTGAGCTTCAAGTAAACCAATGTCTTGCTCGTGTAGAGATTCATAGGCATGAAGTCTACACCCGGTAAGGCATGACCAAAAGAGTCCTCGTAATAATCTGTACTGCTCACAACATCAAGTTGCTGTGTCCCTCGGTCAATCACCGTACCGATCCGGTCGCTGAACCCGTCTATCAACATGCCCCTGCACTTAACCGTGACTTTAAAGAGACTTGACTCAGGGCTAAACTCGAGAAGCTTGTCAATGAAGCTTAAGAAGCTTAAGATCACTTCATCAGCATTATAATTAGGAATAACAGAGCAGTTTAAGTCAAGACCGGGTACACTTAGATACACATTCTCCCATCTCTTAGACAAAACACTTGTCTGCACCGATTCTTTTGTCGGTATGTATGAGAGTATTTGACTAAGTAAAGATTCTGGCAACTCGCTGATCCGATCCATCCCAGGCATCACGAGACGAAAACCCTAATAGCATCAACAAATatcataataataaaataaaaagagagatcTTGATCGAACCCTAGGTGTTGAGTTTCTCTAATCAAtcataataataaaagaaagaTTTGAAGAACTCACCGAGGATTAGATTTGAGTCGCCGGCAGATTATAATGGCCGGAGTGATCGAAAGTGAGATAGAAAAGTGGTAACTTTTCGGTGTGAAACGGTGCCGAGATATCGTTTACTGAGTATTTATACGTTTGAAGCGGTCACGGTTCCATCCTCAAAATGAGCGTTTCCAAAATAAAGATTGTGTTTATTGTATattaatcaatatttatttttggtcaATTGTCAATAATCgcacattttaaaatttatgtctcaaaaatagcactagaagaagaaagtcacaaaaataatattcattaAAGAGTAATCTATCCTTAATAtcattggtttaaaattaaataaataaacaaaaataaataaaaacaaataaataaataaaatgaaaaaaaaaaatttattgtttcagattatatgttttcagattcgaaattttttataatttttttattttttttcaaattttctttttataatttaaaaatactttttaaaactgtttttaaaatttttattttttattttataaaattttaaaccctaattccaaaactctATCCTTTaaggtttagattaattaactcaaaaagtataagtatatatttacctctttaatgaaacttattttttgACTTtaagccttgagtgctactttaaaaacaaaaacttgttTGGTGCTAtcatagtttttttctttttatttttttggttatattttcCTTTTAAATGCCATTCGAAAAAAACAGGAAAATGGCATATTCCTTTGTTATCAatgttgtgatttttttttggtatttgggCGATTTTATATCTAAACAATATTTCCAAATGTTAATTAGAAAaggaaatgaaaaaggaaaatataataacaaaggATCGGTTTCCAGTTATTGTATTTTGTTTTacaattttggatttttttagtTATAAGAATAAAGTAATAGAGATTCAGATCCGTCCATTCATTAACCAAATCCATTACCATTAGTATAGATCTTTTTAGATTCCATCCGAAACTTGCAACGTATAGCTTGTCGGGCAATAGTAATGAAAAGGTTGAAGAATCCGTTAACGTATCTAACAAGTAGACGTGACATTAGCCCGTAAGTAGAAGTGATTCAGATCCATTATATTCATTCATTGTGTAGTCTATGTGAACCCTCTTACTCCGTCCAAAAAATTGTGTTTCTTTTTCATTGGCATATAACTGTCGGCTGTGTAAACAATTTTGTTCACATCTTCCTTAAAACTATCAATGTGTTCTAATTTGGATTTGGAGTCTGGAAAATTAGTGAATCCCTCCATAGCGCACATGTTTTAGTGGACAACTTCGGAaagtagaaagaaaaaaaaaacaaaaactcaaccattataatatagattttattatcaaagacacttttatatatatatttatatatatactaggtatGGACCCGTGCGTTGCAcggattttgtttgattttaaattttatgaaaacatataaagaatgataattttttttacatcaattttagaatatatgtatatgttatggacacatttttgaatttaaatCTGTTTTCTACATAATTTATGATGTTTGTCTTTCGTGTTTTACAATagttaataatttgtttttgtttttttataaatagttcACCTTTTAATGATCAGACTATATCGTCTGTTTTGAAATAATCATGTTCAAGTTCAACTCAAATCGTATTTTGGAATGATGCAAGGCTATATTAATAGTAATTTGGAatgattttaaaagttttttataacatgtttttattatattaatttaatgaaaACGTCTTCGTATGTTACTATGAAACAAAGATTAAAATAGGGCTgggcaaaaaaaacaaaatccaaaaaactgAACCATACCCGATCCAAAAAAATAATACCGAACCTGAatcgaaattgattaaatattcgaacgggttcaaaattttggtatctagagaaaTGAAACGAAGTATTTCGGGTATccgaatatatattatatagatttatatacctaaatatattaattatttttagatttaatgtatattaataacatccaaaatatataagatacttttAACGTGtgtaaaatacttgaaaatataaacaaatagtTAAAACTAAATgtctaaaatagctaaaatatactgaaaacaccaaaatatatttgaaatttctattgattctctatcaaaatattcaaaccaaaccaatatatatgttaattttagttgttttgacatatgttattcaaatttatatgtaatatattattgtatttatagattttgaggattaaaagtatataataaattttaaaatttcaaaaattatttaaatgggttatccgaacCTGAACTGAACCTTTTAAATAATACCTTTTTCGAAAGTCTGTAACAGAATCAAAATCATAATTCAAATAGAATTCAGTCCGAGAAGATACTGAGAGACAAATTACACCTTGATATGTCTTGATCAAAACACTTGTCATGATAAGAACAATATTATTACTTTTCAAAGCGCGATATTTATCTTCAAATAGTTCTGCTTGTTCAGCCCATAGTGTTGCTTGTATTTCAATTCTACTGTATAAGATAGAAATTTTgtaaaagagaaataaaaaataaaaatcgaaattGATTAATAGAATTGgaattgaaaaatatacatttcTAACAATAAAGTTGAATAACTCTTCGGAGGACAGGTGTGGTCTTGCTACGAACATCCGTTTTCTCAATATTCTTTATACATCCG is part of the Brassica rapa cultivar Chiifu-401-42 chromosome A09, CAAS_Brap_v3.01, whole genome shotgun sequence genome and harbors:
- the LOC103843029 gene encoding F-box/FBD/LRR-repeat protein At1g13780 isoform X2 — encoded protein: MPGMDRISELPESLLSQILSYIPTKESVQTSVLSKRWENVYLSVPGLDLNCSVIPNYNADEVILSFLSFIDKLLEFSPESSLFKVTVKCRGMLIDGFSDRIGTVIDRGTQQLDVVSSTDYYEDSFGHALPGVDFMPMNLYTSKTLVYLKLTSSGLGDPGFVFMPCLRFLHLEEIKWRVHLEKVLSGCPVLEELTLVRDLDDDDYARTDEEFRVMRVRSQSLKRFSVLPLREARDYHSRVECTLEIDAPGLEHMSLGDDQFDSIVVKKLPSLLVVELDIKFFVKVGVLFNTWDVSKSNEIREFLNGISSVRDMIISGMTVHAFEHYSKAGIIPKFNNLSRLQAVFHGKLLQFLPAFLECCPNLKHLILKVLHSEEMEEGEGLELTDVPRCVSSSLECVEIQEQLELEEGKMKATSYFLANSAVLKKLILSPTAYDPRNVAESEIWEKVNKLTKRSTRCEVIIRAIEVVVIDESSS
- the LOC103843029 gene encoding F-box/FBD/LRR-repeat protein At1g13780 isoform X3; the protein is MSGRDRISELPESLLTQILSYLPTNQSVQTSVLSTRWKNLYLSVPGLDLNCSLIRYDADEVFLTFIDKLLEFSPESSLFKVKIKCRNTMIDGFKDRIGTLINRGTHHLDVESSIYFEDDDSLYPIPIVDMMPMNLLTSKTLVYLKLASSGLMDPGVVFMPCLRFMHLEEVKWRVHLEKLLSGCPVLEELTLSRDMDDDYAIGNEEFTVMRVRSQSLKRFSVQPLRQARDYHSRVECTLEIDAPGLEHMSLGKDQFDRIVVKNLTSLLVVELDIKFFVKVGVLFNTWDVSKSNEIREFLNGISSVGHMIISGMTVHAFEHYSKAGIIPKFNNLSRLQAVFHSNLLQFLPAFLECFPNLKHLLLKVLHSEEMEEGEGLELTDVPRCVSSSLECVEIQEQLELEEGKMKATSYFLANSAVLKKLILSPTAYDPRNVAESEIWEKVNKLTKRSTRCEVIIRAIEVVVIDESSS
- the LOC103843030 gene encoding integrin beta-1-like isoform X2, with translation MKKVFLNIVLLSILLGAAFHLANGAEVNHQAQCDSDLECYTMRSCLTGPGYCDNGVCKCPKLQVVDTNGAVVNHLGQCDTDLECYTMHCDRGDGYCDHSNVDGVCKCPKTCTSNPECSGMGCDTGRGYCNNGACKCPKLQAAETKKHTNGVDLNHLGQCDTDLECYTMPSCNRGNGYCDQKDGKCKCPK
- the LOC103843030 gene encoding integrin beta-1-like isoform X3, with the protein product MKKVFLNFMLLSFLLDVAFHLANGAEVNHQAQCDSDLECYTMRSCLTGPGYCDNGVCKCPKLQVVDTNGAVVNHLGQCDTDLECYTMHCDRGDGYCDHSNVDGVCKCPKTCTSNPECSGMGCDTGRGYCNNGACKCPKLQAAETKKHTNGVDLNHLGQCDTDLECYTMPSCNRGNGYCDQKDGKCKCPK
- the LOC103843030 gene encoding integrin beta-1-like isoform X1, producing MKKVFLNIVLLSFLLGVAFHLANGADVNHQGQCDSDLECYTMRSCQRGPGYCDQKDGKCKCPKLQVVDTNGADVNHQGQCDSDLECYTMRSCQRGPGYCDQKDGKCKCPKLQVVDTNGAVVNHLGQCDTDLECYTMHCDRGDGYCDHSNVDGVCKCPKTCTSNPECSGMGCDTGRGYCNNGACKCPKLQAAETKKHTNGVDLNHLGQCDTDLECYTMPSCNRGNGYCDQKDGKCKCPK
- the LOC103843029 gene encoding F-box/FBD/LRR-repeat protein At1g13780 isoform X4, producing MPGMDRISELPESLLSQILSYIPTKESVQTSVLSKRWENVYLSVPGLDLNCSVIPNYNADEVILSFLSFIDKLLEFSPESSLFKVTVKCRGMLIDGFSDRIGTVIDRGTQQLDVVSSTDYYEDSFGHALPGVDFMPMNLYTSKTLVYLKLTSSGLGDPGFVFMPCLRFLHLEEIKWRVHLEKVLSGCPVLEELTLVRDLDDDDYARTDEEFRVMRVRSQSLKRFSVLPLREARDYHSRVECTLEIDAPGLEHMSLGDDQFDSIVVKKLPSLLVVELDIKFFVKVGVLFNTWDVSKSNEIREFLNGISSVRDMIISGMTVHAFEHYSKAGIIPKFNNLSRLQAVFHGKLLQFLPAFLECCPNLKHLILKVLHPEEMDEGLELADVPRCVSSTLECVEIQEKLELEEGKMKATSYFLGNSAMLKKLILSPTAYDPRNVAESEICEMVNKLTKRSTGCEIVIRAMEEVVVI
- the LOC103843029 gene encoding F-box/FBD/LRR-repeat protein At1g13780 isoform X1, which translates into the protein MPGMDRISELPESLLSQILSYIPTKESVQTSVLSKRWENVYLSVPGLDLNCSVIPNYNADEVILSFLSFIDKLLEFSPESSLFKVTVKCRGMLIDGFSDRIGTVIDRGTQQLDVVSSTDYYEDSFGHALPGVDFMPMNLYTSKTLVYLKLTSSGLGDPGFVFMPCLRFLHLEEIKWRVHLEKVLSGCPVLEELTLVRDLDDDDYARTDEEFRVMRVRSQSLKRFSVLPLREARDYHSRVECTLEIDAPGLEHMSLGDDQFDSIVVKKLPSLLVVELDIKFFVKVGVLFNTWDVSKSNEIREFLNGISSVRDMIISGMTVHAFEHYSKAGIIPKFNNLSRLQAVFHGKLLQFLPAFLECCPNLKHLILKVVHSEEMEEGLELTDVPQCVSSTLECVEIKDKFEWEEGKMKVASYFLENSAVLKKLILSPTAYDPRYVVESEIYDKVNKLTKRSTRCEVIIRAHGGGVDKGDKEKTIWKPKGTSTSETCSVSETEKKNEIMDLRDKTPRAETSFY